Proteins encoded together in one Camelina sativa cultivar DH55 chromosome 9, Cs, whole genome shotgun sequence window:
- the LOC104711361 gene encoding probable carboxylesterase 12, with the protein MLTFFTDEPVMDPEIALDFSPVLKVYKSGRIERIMGETTVPPSSNPQNGVISKDVVYSPDNNLSVRIYLPEKAAAAGEKLPLLVYFHGGGFIIETAFSPTYHNFLTAAVSASNCVAISVDYRRAPEHPISVPFDDSWTALKWVFTHIAGSGQEDWLNKHADFSNVVLSGDSAGANIVHHMAMRAAKEKLSPDLNDTGISGIILVHPYFWSKTPIDDKEIKDEALRMKVESFWMVASPNSKDGSDDPLFNVVQSESVDLSGLGCGKVLVMVAEKDTLARQGWGYAAKLEKSGWKGEVELVESEGENHVFHLMKPTCENALEAMHKFSKFIKGDK; encoded by the coding sequence ATGTTAACGTTTTTCACCGACGAACCAGTCATGGATCCCGAGATCGCCCTCGACTTCTCTCCGGTGCTCAAAGTCTACAAGAGTGGCCGCATCGAGCGAATCATGGGTGAAACCACCGTCCCACCTTCTTCCAACCCACAAAACGGTGTCATTTCCAAGGACGTCGTTTATTCTCCCGACAACAACCTCTCCGTCCGCATTTACCTCCCGGAGAAAGCCGCTGCCGCCGGTGAGAAACTCCCTCTCCTCGTCTACTTCCACGGCGGAGGGTTCATCATCGAAACAGCTTTCTCCCCGACTTACCACAATTTCCTCACGGCGGCTGTCTCTGCCTCGAACTGTGTAGCCATCTCTGTTGATTACCGGCGTGCGCCGGAGCATCCGATTTCGGTCCCGTTTGATGATTCTTGGACAGCTCTGAAATGGGTATTCACCCATATTGCCGGATCTGGTCAGGAAGATTGGTTAAACAAACACGCTGATTTCAGCAACGTGGTCCTCTCCGGAGACAGCGCCGGAGCGAACATCGTGCATCACATGGCGATGAGAGCTGCGAAAGAGAAACTCAGTCCTGACTTGAACGATACAGGAATATCTGGAATCATCTTGGTTCATCCTTACTTCTGGTCAAAGACACCAATCGACGACAAGGAGATCAAGGATGAAGCGTTGAGGATGAAGGTGGAGTCGTTTTGGATGGTGGCTAGTCCCAATAGCAAAGATGGATCAGATGATCCGTTGTTCAACGTGGTGCAGTCAGAGTCGGTGGATTTGTCCGGCTTGGGTTGCGGAAAGGTTTTGGTGATGGTGGCTGAGAAAGACACGTTGGCGAGGCAAGGTTGGGGTTACGCGGCCAAGCTTGAGAAGAGCGGTTGGAAGGGAGAGGTTGAGCTGGTGGAGAGCGAAGGAGAGAACCATGTTTTTCATTTGATGAAACCTACTTGTGAGAATGCTCTTGAAGCCATGCATAAATTCTCAAAGTTTATCAAGGGGGACAAATAG